The Actinomycetes bacterium sequence GGCGAGGAAAGGAAGGACACGTGACCAGCCTCGAGACCCAGGTCGTGGTGGTCGGCGGCGGCGTGACCGGCGTGGCGGTGCTCCGCGACCTCGCCCTGCGTGGCGTGCCCGCGATCCTCGTCGACCGTTCCGACTTCGGCACGGGCACCTCCGGCCGCTGGCACGGCCTGCTCCACTCGGGCGCCCGCTACGCCGTCCGCGACCAGGAGTCGGCCCGCGAGTGCATCCAGGAGAACACCGTGCTGCGCCGGATCGCGGCGCACACCGTCGAGGACGTCGGCGGGATGTTCGTGCTGCTCCCGTCCGACGACCCGGCCTACGCGAAGCAGTTCACGGCCGGGTGCGAGCAGTCCGGCATCCCGGTCGAGGAGCTGACCGCGGCCGAGGCGCGCCAGCGGGAGCCGCTCCTGGCCGACCGGATCGAGGCCGCCTTCGCAGTGCCCGACGGCGGCATCGACTCCTGGGGGCTCATCCGGTCGATGGTGGCCGACGCCGAGGCCCGGGGCTGCCTTGCCCTGCAGCGCCACCCGGTGGTCGGCTTCGAGCGCGACGGCGACCGCCTGACCGCCGTGCGGGTGCACGACAAGGCCGCGGGAGAGGACCGCCTCATCGGCTGCCAGTGGGTGGTGAACGCGGCCGGCGCCTGGGCCGGGCGCGTCGGCGAGCTGGCCGGGGTGCCGATCCACATGATCGCCGGCAAGGGGGTCATGGTGGTCATGGCCAGCCGGTACGTGCGCGGAGTGGTCAACGCCTGCCGCAAGCCGGCCGACGGGGACATCATCGTGCCCCAGCACGAGGTGGCCATCCTCGGCACGACCTCGGTCCAGGTGCCCGACCCGGACGACATCTCGGTGGACCCGGCCGACGTGGACCGCATGGTCGACATGTGCGCCCAGATGGTCCCGTCGATCGGCCACGGCCGGGTGCTGCGCGCCTTCGCCGGCTCGCGCCCGCTCTACAAGCCGCCGTCGCAGCAGGCACAGGACGGCGGTGCCGCGGGGTCCGGCGGCGACACCCGGGAGGTGAGCCGGACCTTCACCGTGCTCGACCACGCGAGCCGGGACGGGCTCGCCAACATGTTCAGCATCGTCGGCGGGAAGCTGACCACCTGCCGCCAGATGGCCGAGCACCTCGTCGACCAGCTCGCCCCGCGCATGGGGGTGACCACCCCGTGCACGACCGCCACCGAGCTGCTCCCCGGAGCCGACCACGGGTACCACCAGCTGGCCGGCCCGCTGGCCAGGATCGAGGCGGAGGGCGCCTACGGCGAGCTGGTCTGCGAGTGCGAGCTGGTCACCAGGGACCAGGTACGCGATGCGATCGCCGCCGGCGTGACCGAGCTCGAGGACCTCAGGCGCGCCCTCCGACTCGGCTACGGGCCCTGCCAGGCGGCGTTCTGCGCCTGGCGTGCGGCCGGCGCGCTCTGCGAGCACGCCGACGCTGACGCCGACGCCGAGGCGAGACTCCCCGACCCCCGGGGCGCGCTCGAGCGCTT is a genomic window containing:
- the glpA gene encoding anaerobic glycerol-3-phosphate dehydrogenase subunit GlpA, with the protein product MTSLETQVVVVGGGVTGVAVLRDLALRGVPAILVDRSDFGTGTSGRWHGLLHSGARYAVRDQESARECIQENTVLRRIAAHTVEDVGGMFVLLPSDDPAYAKQFTAGCEQSGIPVEELTAAEARQREPLLADRIEAAFAVPDGGIDSWGLIRSMVADAEARGCLALQRHPVVGFERDGDRLTAVRVHDKAAGEDRLIGCQWVVNAAGAWAGRVGELAGVPIHMIAGKGVMVVMASRYVRGVVNACRKPADGDIIVPQHEVAILGTTSVQVPDPDDISVDPADVDRMVDMCAQMVPSIGHGRVLRAFAGSRPLYKPPSQQAQDGGAAGSGGDTREVSRTFTVLDHASRDGLANMFSIVGGKLTTCRQMAEHLVDQLAPRMGVTTPCTTATELLPGADHGYHQLAGPLARIEAEGAYGELVCECELVTRDQVRDAIAAGVTELEDLRRALRLGYGPCQAAFCAWRAAGALCEHADADADAEARLPDPRGALERFLQERWRGQVSAVWGDQARQTLLNQAIYRGIFDLEATGEYDEAGLFAGLAAGESAAPGPDRAAPADGGDPSRRVGDELVGESEGRAASRPAEGRATSRPAGGTA